One region of Triticum aestivum cultivar Chinese Spring chromosome 6B, IWGSC CS RefSeq v2.1, whole genome shotgun sequence genomic DNA includes:
- the LOC123135397 gene encoding disease resistance protein RGA5: MEFATGALGTLLPKLGELLLDEYNLHKDLRKGIKDLRDELLVIQAVLLKVSDVPLDQLDQLVKIWANDVRELSYAIQDSLDSFMVRVEGVEPTKPHTFFGFIKKTYKKVTKLKIRREIANDIKDVKIQVREVKERYDRYKDVIGNTNARTEVDPRVLTMYTKISDLVGIEKSMDELTEMLSKGDDLSGQKLKVVSVVGFGGLGKTTLAKAVHDKLKKNFDCGGFVPVGQSPDTKKVLRDILLELDRELYKASATMDEWQLINQLQKFLVRKRYFFVMDDIWDIRTWEMIKCAFMDSHPESRLIMTTRIVDVATKAGGIYNMEPLSDDNSEILFYTRTCGGEGLTSSNQHAEVTNKILKKCGGVPLAIITIASLLVGKQSEDWSKVYDAIGFGHEDSEVVQNTRKILSFSHYDLPSHLKTCLLYLSMFPEDSFIEKNSLIWKWVSDGFVPDRSFQLGENYFSMLVNRSMIRWIHRDDVLDGQSGCRVHDMVLDLIHTISNEVNFVTVHDMEHHGTCPGGKSANKVRRLAVHGKSGKHNCSIAMEHVRSFNVVECSANSMPLLSSFKVLRVLVIEDCVFSEGSSLEHLGKLVQLRYLGLVKTAVKIPEGIGHDLKFLEILDVRGGLVSELPPSVGELMNLRCLWADVGTVMKGEIGKLTCLEELELHSVEKCPNFFTGVGNLTKLRVLKIFFGEIEVSAGKALMGSLCNLDKIHTLTVVDDGRDADYSVVLNHSLEDLAPCTKLYEFVLPIIVIPRVPSWINHLSIPLLSRLWLLVDAVEVRDVQTIGRLPSLFILGLWSKNEKNIAYTFGSNEFHKLRCLFTNKIEIAVEEGALPMLECLVYSACAERKDRASLVPWMRNSCPLLKEVTCSLGCINSSYTEVKEAKQALRQAATTHPNAVYLDLDIEYENYDDEAAKFIDNLEWTLHGLDRPEDVARPAAYQEERIRRMIRSLERRLRDAAEPRVGRYGEQEIRGLVTKFKSWLHDHAGTGQDEAGKSGAMDSDDDDDEGYCDDDQADVDDDEATCSGDQQEEGGSQP; the protein is encoded by the exons ATGGAGTTCGCCACAGGGGCGTTGGGCACCCTACTCCCCAAGCTGGGGGAGCTGCTTCTTGATGAGTACAACCTGCACAAGGATCTGAGGAAGGGGATCAAGGACCTGAGGGATGAGCTCCTGGTCATACAAGCTGTACTTCTGAAGGTGTCCGATGTGCCACTAGACCAGCTTGATCAGCTGGTCAAAATTTGGGCAAACGATGTCAGGGAGCTGTCCTATGCCATCCAGGACAGCCTTGACTCCTTCATGGTGCGCGTTGAAGGTGTTGAGCCTACCAAACCACACACCTTCTTCGGGTTCATCAAGAAGACCTACAAGAAGGTCACCAAGCTCAAGATTCGTCGCGAAATAGCCAACGACATCAAAGACGTCAAGATCCAGGTGAGGGAGGTGAAGGAGCGGTATGACAGATACAAAGATGTTATTGGTAATACTAATGCCAGAACCGAAGTCGACCCACGAGTCTTGACCATGTACACCAAAATATCTGACCTTGTTGGCATTGAAAAGTCAATGGATGAGCTAACAGAGATGTTGTCTAAGGGCGATGATCTGTCCGGCCAAAAGCTCAAGGTTGTCTCTGTTGTTGGATTTGGAGGATTGGGCAAGACAACTCTTGCTAAAGCCGTGCATGACAAGCTTAAAAAGAATTTTGATTGTGGGGGTTTTGTTCCAGTGGGTCAAAGTCCAGACACAAAGAAAGTTCTCAGGGATATCCTCCTTGAACTTGACAGGGAGCTGTACAAAGCTTCAGCAACAATGGATGAATGGCAGCTGATCAACCAGCTGCAGAAGTTCCTAGTACGCAAGAG GTACTTTTTTGTGATGGATGACATATGGGATATACGAACATGGGAAATGATTAAATGTGCTTTCATGGACAGTCATCCGGAAAGTAGATTAATCATGACTACTCGTATTGTTGATGTTGCCACAAAAGCTGGTGGTATCTACAACATGGAACCACTTTCTGATGATAACTCAGAAATATTATTCTATACAAGAACATGTGGTGGTGAAGGACTAACTTCCTCTAACCAACATGCTGAGGTGActaacaaaattttgaagaaatgtgGCGGTGTGCCATTAGCTATCATTACAATTGCCAGCTTGCTTGTTGGAAAGCAGAGCGAGGATTGGTCTAAGGTGTATGACGCCATTGGTTTTGGGCATGAGGACAGTGAAGTTGTTCAGAACACAAGAAAGATATTGTCTTTTAGTCATTATGATCTACCTTCGCACCTGAAGACATGTTTATTATATCTAAGTATGTTCCCTGAAGATAGCTTTATTGAAAAAAACTCGCTCATATGGAAGTGGGTCTCTGATGGTTTTGTTCCAGATAGGTCATTTCAGTTAGGAGAGAACTATTTCAGCATGCTAGTAAATAGAAGCATGATCCGGTGGATACATCGTGATGATGTTTTGGATGGTCAAAGTGGTTGTCGTGTTCATGACATGGTGCTCGATCTGATCCACACCATATCAAATGAGGTAAACTTTGTCACAGTACATGATATGGAGCATCACGGCACATGTCCGGGAGGAAAGTCAGCCAACAAGGTTCGCAGATTAGCAGTTCATGGAAAAAGTGGGAAACACAACTGTAGCATTGCAATGGAGCATGTAAGGTCATTTAATGTTGTCGAGTGCAGTGCCAATAGTATGCCCCTGCTTTCGAGCTTTAAAGTACTGCGTGTGCTAGTTATTGAGGACTGTGTTTTCTCAGAAGGTAGTAGTCTTGAGCATCTCGGTAAGTTGGTGCAGTTGAGGTACCTGGGACTAGTGAAGACAGCGGTCAAGATCCCGGAAGGAATAGGGCATGATCTGAAGTTTCTTGAGATACTGGATGTAAGGGGAGGTTTGGTAAGTGAGCTTCCGCCATCTGTTGGTGAGCTAATGAATTTGAGGTGCTTGTGGGCTGATGTAGGTACAGTGATGAAGGGCGAGATAGGGAAACTGACATGCCTTGAAGAACTGGAGCTACATTCAGTTGAGAAGTGCCCAAACTTCTTCACTGGGGTGGGGAACCTGACAAAGTTAAGGGTGCTCAAGATCTTTTTCGGTGAAATAGAGGTGTCTGCAGGCAAGGCTCTAATGGGGTCTCTGTGCAACCTGGACAAGATTCATACTCTGACGGTTGTGGATGATGGTCGTGATGCTGACTATTCAGTTGTCCTCAATCATAGTTTGGAAGACTTGGCACCCTGTACAAAGCTGTATGAGTTCGTTCTGCCTATCATAGTTATACCAAGGGTGCCATCATGGATCAATCATTTAAGTATTCCACTCCTTTCTCGTCTATGGCTGCTTGTGGATGCAGTAGAAGTTCGGGATGTTCAAACCATTGGCAGGTTGCCGTCGCTTTTTATCCTTGGTCTCTGGAGTAAGAATGAAAAGAACATAGCATATACTTTTGGCAGCAATGAGTTTCACAAGCTGAGATGCTTGTTCACGAACAAGATAGAGATCGCTGTTGAAGAAGGAGCATTGCCGATGCTTGAATGCCTGGTATACAGTGCATGCGCTGAAAGAAAGGACCGTGCCAGCTTGGTGCCGTGGATGAGAAATAGCTGCCCTTTGCTGAAGGAAGTCACCTGTTCCCTTGGCTGCATTAACAGCAGCTACACGGAAGTAAAGGAAGCGAAGCAAGCGCTGAGGCAGGCTGCCACAACCCATCCTAATGCTGTGTATCTGGACCTTGACATAGAATACGAAAACTACGACGACGAGGCAGCTAAATTCATTGATAATCTCGAGTGGACCCTACATGGTCTGGACAGACCCGAGGATGTGGCCCGTCCTGCTGCATACCAGGAAGAAAGGATACGTCGCATGATTAGATCACTTGAGAGAAGATTACGTGACGCCGCGGAGCCTCGGGTCGGGAGGTACGGCGAACAAGAGATACGAGGCCTTGTTACCAAATTTAAGAGTTGGCTACATGATCATGCAGGCACCGGCCAGGATGAG GCGGGCAAAAGTGGTGCCATGGAtagtgacgacgatgatgatgaaggttATTGCGACGACGACCAAGCAGAT gtagACGATGATGAAGCCACTTGCAGTGGGGATCAGCAGGAGGAGGGGGGCAGCCAACCTTGA